Genomic DNA from Etheostoma cragini isolate CJK2018 chromosome 7, CSU_Ecrag_1.0, whole genome shotgun sequence:
CCAAAGAGAACACAAGAATTAAAGTCCTTTTTCATCTGAagaatgttttccttttggAGTTTCTTCTTGACAATGTTCAGTACTACAAAACATGTAGTCAAAGTCCCACAGATTCCATCTcatttcatgttgtctttatgtgtgtgtccagtgtcACCTCTTACTGGCAGCACAGCGGCGTCACGTCCTCAGCAGCTGAGGGTAACAGCCGCATGGCCTCTCTGGAGGATTTGGTGTAGCCGTTATGGAAAATCAAGGCTTTCTTTACTGTGAAGAAGTTGACCGTCTTGTCCCACACATCAGAGCTGGACACCCCAGTGTTGAGTTGGCTCTCAAGTGCTGAGCGGAGCCTCAATGCTCTGTCTGTGCATTTCCTCTCCAAAACCATCACCTTACAcatgctgaagaggaaaaaaagaagaaacatcaGATTAATGCTTGATACCCAGACAAAGTTTTACCTACAGAATCCCCTCATATTTACAAAACTGGAACATTTTCTCTCCTACTACAAGCGGTATCAAGTTCTTTTTTAGTTCTTCATGTGTTCTGCTGTTGCCCTAACAACAAAGGAGGTGAATGGAGTTTTGTTCGTGGTGCTCCCAGCAATGAAAAATTACACAACTTATCTATCTAGAATTAGTGTTCCTGTTACTCTGGATAGTCCACATGCCTTTTTGTGAACAGTTTTCCTTGGTAATAATCCCTGTGGTCAGTGTGATCTGGGTGCTGAAATTCACCTCCATTGTCTTGGAGTGGAGGCAGAAGTTTCAGAAACtagtcaaataaaacaaacaacaaatctgcAATAGGGGTTATTGGTTGAACTGAGCCTTTACCACATTACATTTGATCATCTGCCCGAAAACAGTTGACAGACACTTCCATTCAATATTGGTGTGTTTTCTGTGAGTCAAATTCCTGTATCAAGTCGCAGTCATGGCCCTGATAACTTAACAAAACTCTGCTAGCCAAAACAGATGCCCCAGTGACCTTGAATGAGACAAAAGTTCCAGGAAAAGCAATGAGTCAAATGAACTACTTCTTCAGATGAGTTTTCTAGATTTGAGCTTACGTTGTGTGCTGATCCCTCATGGTGAATATGCAGTCAAATGGTGTCCAGTCAGTCCAGGCCAGTGTGAGCTACAAGAGGCGTTCAGAATTATGATTTTACCCGCTACGACCTCCTTCCTTTATATACTTATACCAACTTTCCCATCAATTTAATGTGATGCTGGTTCTCAGTGTTTGGCCAATCACAAAGCCGTATTATGACAATAGGATGTGAATGAATTAGTTGAATTCATGGGGTACAATGGCCTCAATCTAAACAAACAGGTGGGAGGGGCCCTTTGCTTGTCTCTTGTCGCTCAGCATCCTTGAAATTGTTTCGACTGGGAGTGATATGTGGTGGGAATGTGGACGTAAAATGTCCGCCTGATGACGTCCTACGTGGAGAAGAAGGTTGTTGATTTATCAACATGGTGGACAAATATGTTCAGTCTAAACCTAAATGGCGTTCGACCTGCTCTTCCACTTTTTACATAGAAATGTAGACTAAGTTGTACCTTCTAAAGGTCtgcaatatttaaaatcattacAGGATTAATCACAACTGACAATAATGTAGGTTCCCAGGTtgttgttacttgttacttGTTACAGTTGTGTCcttaatgttctttttcttcatgagtccactttttacaactttttatttaatgcaacTTATAATTTTTAGGCCCAtactgtgaaaacacacacacacacacacacacacacacacacacacacacacacattacgtCCCTAttcttctcatttaactttCTGTCTCTATTTCAACCTCTCCAATTCTCACGGTGAGTGTCTCCCATGCTTGATTGGCTGACAATAGGGTACGGTCCGTCCAGATGGTGTGCCTGGAAGCACTGTGttcctgggtgtgtgtgtgttgggagtgggGTTGGTCACTCAATCTTTGTTCCATGGGGCACACTTACTTTGTGCAGCCGGCCTCAGTGTCATTAACACTGAAGTGTGGGAAGCCTGGGACCACAGCGGCTCCCACGTTCCACACAGGCAGGAAGGGAGCGTGTGACTGAGACGTGGCCAGCGGCAGGCAGGTCAgccagctctgtgtgtgtgtgtatgtatatgtgtgtgtgtgagagagtgtgggAGGGAAAGTGAATGAAAGCGTGGCTGTCTGTATAAGTATGTGAGGGTTTGCCTGATGTGTGAACATGTGCTGGGAGTGTGGAGACTGTTAGGATGTTTACAGCTGAAGCAGTTTCCTTCTCTAATGCTTCAAATGACACCTTCAATCAAATTAGAAAGGACAGACTGAAAACTTGACCACTGAGTCTTTTTAACAGACATGTCAGAACTGATTTGTCATTGAAACTGTTTATAATGACAGCATCTGCACAGAAAAAGAGCACAGAATTACTGCCTTTTGCACAGTAAAACAGCAGGATATGACAGTTTGAAGTTAAACCAGGAAGATAGATCTCTTAAATTCACCTGACGTCCTCTTGTCCACTCCAAAGCAGTGAGAAGagaacagacaaaacaaaaatacagaaatgtatcATGCGAAAGAAGAATGTATGATGTTCTATTAAAACTGTGAGTGGGCTAAAATCACACAGATAGAGTCCatacattctcttttttttaatcaagtaGTTTTTATTTGAGTCCTAAAACTTACAGAGAAGCTCTTTTGTTATTCATCTCTGAGACATCTCAACTGTTGCACAGCTCCATGAGGAAAGTCTGCCGTGTCAAACTGGTGGAAGTGGCTGCATGTTGGCCCTTTTCTAATGGTTGGCCCTCTGTAACACCCACGTGTGCCTGGTGGCAGAGGCACTTTGTGCTCAATTACGTGGCGGTTGAGATGACATGAGACAGCGGCGTGCTTCCCTCTGGGGTCACCACTTTCCCATAACAACACAAGCACTGGGTCAGTCTCCCAGCTtcaccccctcctccctccccacCACCCTACCCCGGGGCTCTTTTTCTCGCAGTCTATTCCTCCACCTGCTCCCCGGAGACACACTCATTGTCCCTACGGCTATAAACACTTCATTGAGCATGTGGCAGCCCTGCGTTCCTCAAAGCCCTTCCCAGCGCTCTCATTGGCTGGTGGACTGTGAGAAACTCCAACAAGCCGAAGACCCACACATTCATATGGAGATTTGGGTGTATAAATACAGGGCAGAGGCAGAGAAGAAGGCAGCTCAGATTCAACCGGCTCTTCGCACCGAGCAGGAACGCTCTAACTCTAAAGCTATGGCGCCCACTGTTTTTGGACAAGCAAGCTATCCTAAGGAACACCTGACTCCTGCTCACAAGGTAAATTAGATTTCTATAAATTCACATAACTCCCTTGTTGAATAGTGttcatataatatgtaaaggtttgattttatatactaaaagatttttttttctctttcttcagctGAGAAAGCCAATGGTGGAGAAACTTCGCAGAGACCGAATCAACACTTGCATCGAGCAGCTGAAATCCCTGCTGGGTCCTGAGTTTCTAAAACAGCATCCCGACTCTAAGCAAGAGAAGGCGGACATATTGGAGATGGCCGTGTCCTATCTGAGATGCtggcagcagcagaagcagcagcatcagACCAGCGCGACCTCTGGCCTGATGACGGGCCGCGACGGCTACTCCCGCTGCGTGCAGGAGGCCGTCAGCTTCCTGTCCCACTGTGAGGTCCAGACTCAGGCCCACCGACGGCTGCTCAGCCACTTCCAGGGCTTGCAGGGGTCCAGCCACAGTCCCTGCATCCTGTCCCCTCCTGGCTCTCCTCTCCATCAGGTCAACTCCAGCAAGGGTCAGGCCAGCAGTGCTCTGTGGAGGCCCtggtagagagaaagagaactaCGTCTGTGAACGTCATGGACAGAAAGTTGAAGACTCACTGAAGTCTGTTTTATATTGTTGAGTGTTTTACTAGTATGGAGAAAAAAGGCACAACGTGCCAGTATTCCTTTGGAAGGACTGAAATGATTCAGGTTTTACTGAACATGTACACCATGTGTATGCACATTATACACTTTATAATTTAAAGTGGTTACTCTGTGATTGTGTTAAATGTCCCTGTGGGGAAAGACAgctttagtttgtttgttttgcaaacGTCACTGAATGGTCTTGTTGTAACACCTACGTTGGGTTGAAACTATTTAAGTGTCTGAGACACTGTTTGATTTCTGTGTTTAAACTACTCACTATCTTTGGTACTGAGTATCACTGACTGATACATTTCATCAGGTTGTTGTTGATGAATCAACAACATCCCATAAATGGATCCCATGGATCCTCCTTTACTGTAAATCGTATTATGATTATTCTTGATTATTACTATGTGTAACCATTTACAACAAGGACTGTTAACTGTTGTAATGTTCATGATGGATGTTTTTTCATCTTCAAGTGAATACCTTTTATAAAGGCATTTTATGTTGACATCAATCTTCAATGAAAGAATCTGTTAAATTGCTTCCTTGAGAAGTTTGCTTTTGAActtggaaaataaatggaaaactTCAAATGAAGTTTTGcaaacataaacatttgtaGTTTCTTTACTTTTCTGAGTGCTGACCGAGTGTCAGAGGACAACgtacacataaaaacacacatcagaaagtttgtttgtgtgtcagtgccAACATTAAGTCTTGAATGattgaatgaataataaatgaattactGTATGTAGAAGCGCACATAGAGCTTGTGTTCAGGTCAACATTTTGGCAATAACTCAATTTAAGACCACACACTTATAGCAAGTCACACCGGAGAGTTTCTCAGCACAGCATTAAACTAACATCACCTTTACTACCATGCCTTGCTCAACAACATAGAATTTAAGTTTTGATTCCTGTAGCAGTCTTCTTGGATAATCCTAAAACATGTGCTACATTGTCAGGTATTCATAATTTACTCTAACTCTGCATATATTTACTTAGTTGCCATGTAGGGCCCCATGCTTGCACACACTTTGCATTGTATGTTTTGAAGAATCATATCAAGAATGGGAGAAAGCCCAAATTTTTCAGTACACTTTTGCAAAGgagaacacatttttattttttctggtaccaacattacattacatttctacAGGTATTGAGTGGTTTATCATTAAAAACTAAACAGTTGTGCTGGACATTTAAACtgcatttgaaataatattCTTGCTAAAGTTAAttgatgtgaatgtgtgtttagtGATTTCCTTGAAATgcaaattattaatttttagtAAAATATATCGTAATGATCTAATTTTActacaatgagtttttttttaaaatatattttctgggcattttcagcctttatttttgacaggacagctgaagatattaAAGGGGACAGACAGGgggattgacatgcagcaaagggacacgtgttggagtcgaaccctggc
This window encodes:
- the LOC117947343 gene encoding transcription factor HES-5-like, with protein sequence MWQPCVPQSPSQRSHWLVDCEKLQQAEDPHIHMEIWVYKYRAEAEKKAAQIQPALRTEQERSNSKAMAPTVFGQASYPKEHLTPAHKLRKPMVEKLRRDRINTCIEQLKSLLGPEFLKQHPDSKQEKADILEMAVSYLRCWQQQKQQHQTSATSGLMTGRDGYSRCVQEAVSFLSHCEVQTQAHRRLLSHFQGLQGSSHSPCILSPPGSPLHQVNSSKGQASSALWRPW